The following are encoded together in the Vespa velutina chromosome 3, iVesVel2.1, whole genome shotgun sequence genome:
- the LOC124947943 gene encoding cholinephosphotransferase 1 isoform X1, giving the protein MQFYKEKLLSPGQLKRLSEHKYSCTTNSLLDAFLQPWWDWLVSKVPLWLAPNLITILGLIVNIVTTLILVYYSPDAKVEAPRWACFLCALGLFIYQSLDAIDGKQARRTGTSTPLGELFDHGCDSISTVFVALSACIAVQLGYYPTWMFFQCFCAMTLFYCAHWQTYVSGSLRFGKVDVTEAQFTIIGIHLVSAIFGPKIWMMEIPYIDGFLLKYLIGVMTVVCALANLYSIFSVIFTGGVGKNGSTVAIPMLGLGTLSCYVAAIFYAGYAHVFLQFCKVFESGGIGKNGSTIALPYTGTEVKIFPLWIAVGIAILLAQSSISVILAGGVGKNGSTVAGTSVLSPIIPFSFVVVPAFIIYRKSTEHVYENHPALYILAFGMVAAKVTNRLVVAHMTKNEMQYLDSSLIGPAMLFLNQYFNFFIKEYYVLWLCFIWVTLDLLRYSAQVCLEICDHMKIKLFRIPVGDHRTIGPQLNVAEKNVHMVIEQEPLLNEDYHHGSDTALDI; this is encoded by the exons ATGCagttttataaagaaaaattactctCACCTGGACAATTGAAGCGATTAAGTGAGCACAAATATAGTTGCACAACTAATAGTCTTTTGGATGCATTTCTTCAACCCTGGTGGGACTGGCTTGTCAGCAAGGTTCCACTTTGGCTTGCACCGAATTTAATTACTATATTGGGTCTAATTGTCAATATTGTTACTACATTAATATTAGTGTATTATAGCCCCGATGCAAAAGTTGAG gcACCTAGATGGGCATGTTTTTTATGTGCGTTgggtttatttatttaccaaAGTTTGGATGCTATTGATGGCAAACAGGCTAGAAGAACTGGTACGTCTACACCATTGGGAGAATTATTTGATCATGGATGTGATTCAATATCCACag TATTCGTAGCATTATCCGCATGTATAGCTGTACAGTTGGGATATTATCCAACATGGATGTTCTTCCAATGTTTTTGCGCAATGACTTTATTTTATTGCGCGCATTGGCAAACTTATGTCTCAG gATCTTTAAGATTTGGAAAAGTGGATGTAACAGAAGCTCAGTTCACCATCATAGGAATACATCTTGTTTCTGCTATTTTTGGACCTAAGATTTGGATGATGGAg ATACCATACATTGATGGTTTTctgttgaaatatttaataggaGTTATGACAGTGGTGTGTGCTCTGGCAAACTTATATTCCATATTTTCGGTGATTTTCACCGGAGGAGTGGGCAAGAATGGTTCGACTGTGGCT ATCCCTATGCTCGGTCTGGGCACACTCAGTTGTTACGTGGCAGCGATATTTTACGCGGGCTACGCGCACGTCTTTCTTCAATTTTGTAAAGTCTTTGAATCCGGTGGAATTGGAAAGAACGGTTCGACAATTGCA TTGCCATATACTGGCACAGAGGTCAAGATCTTTCCATTATGGATCGCCGTGGGCATCGCTATTTTACTTGCACAAAGCAGTATATCCGTCATTCTTGCCGGTGGTGTCGGAAAAAATGGCTCCACCGTCGCA GGAACATCGGTTCTGTCGCCGATCATCCCATTTAGTTTCGTGGTAGTTCCAGCTTTCATAATTTATAGGAAAAGTACTGAACACGTATACGAAAATCATCCCGCGTTGTATATACTTGCATTTGGGATGGTTGCAGCAAAAGTTACCAATCGATTAGTG GTCGCTCATATGACGAAAAACGAAATGCAATATTTAGATAGTTCCTTAATCGGTCCAGCCATGCTGTTTCTTAACCaatatttcaacttttttATCAAAGAGTACTACGTTCTCTGGTTGTGCTTC ATTTGGGTCACGTTGGACCTTCTGCGATATAGTGCTCAAGTCTGCCTTGAAATTTGTGATCATATGAAGATAAAGCTATTCAGAATACCGGTGGGGGATCATCGCACTATCGGCCCTCAGCTTAACGTCGCCGAAAAAAATG TTCACATGGTCATCGAACAGGAGCCGCTGTTAAACGAGGATTATCATCATGGCTCTGATACCGCCCTCGACATCTGA
- the LOC124947943 gene encoding cholinephosphotransferase 1 isoform X6: MQFYKEKLLSPGQLKRLSEHKYSCTTNSLLDAFLQPWWDWLVSKVPLWLAPNLITILGLIVNIVTTLILVYYSPDAKVEAPRWACFLCALGLFIYQSLDAIDGKQARRTGTSTPLGELFDHGCDSISTVFVALSACIAVQLGYYPTWMFFQCFCAMTLFYCAHWQTYVSGSLRFGKVDVTEAQFTIIGIHLVSAIFGPKIWMMEIPYIDGFLLKYLIGVMTVVCALANLYSIFSVIFTGGVGKNGSTVAGTSVLSPIIPFSFVVVPAFIIYRKSTEHVYENHPALYILAFGMVAAKVTNRLVVAHMTKNEMQYLDSSLIGPAMLFLNQYFNFFIKEYYVLWLCFIWVTLDLLRYSAQVCLEICDHMKIKLFRIPVGDHRTIGPQLNVAEKNVHMVIEQEPLLNEDYHHGSDTALDI, translated from the exons ATGCagttttataaagaaaaattactctCACCTGGACAATTGAAGCGATTAAGTGAGCACAAATATAGTTGCACAACTAATAGTCTTTTGGATGCATTTCTTCAACCCTGGTGGGACTGGCTTGTCAGCAAGGTTCCACTTTGGCTTGCACCGAATTTAATTACTATATTGGGTCTAATTGTCAATATTGTTACTACATTAATATTAGTGTATTATAGCCCCGATGCAAAAGTTGAG gcACCTAGATGGGCATGTTTTTTATGTGCGTTgggtttatttatttaccaaAGTTTGGATGCTATTGATGGCAAACAGGCTAGAAGAACTGGTACGTCTACACCATTGGGAGAATTATTTGATCATGGATGTGATTCAATATCCACag TATTCGTAGCATTATCCGCATGTATAGCTGTACAGTTGGGATATTATCCAACATGGATGTTCTTCCAATGTTTTTGCGCAATGACTTTATTTTATTGCGCGCATTGGCAAACTTATGTCTCAG gATCTTTAAGATTTGGAAAAGTGGATGTAACAGAAGCTCAGTTCACCATCATAGGAATACATCTTGTTTCTGCTATTTTTGGACCTAAGATTTGGATGATGGAg ATACCATACATTGATGGTTTTctgttgaaatatttaataggaGTTATGACAGTGGTGTGTGCTCTGGCAAACTTATATTCCATATTTTCGGTGATTTTCACCGGAGGAGTGGGCAAGAATGGTTCGACTGTGGCT GGAACATCGGTTCTGTCGCCGATCATCCCATTTAGTTTCGTGGTAGTTCCAGCTTTCATAATTTATAGGAAAAGTACTGAACACGTATACGAAAATCATCCCGCGTTGTATATACTTGCATTTGGGATGGTTGCAGCAAAAGTTACCAATCGATTAGTG GTCGCTCATATGACGAAAAACGAAATGCAATATTTAGATAGTTCCTTAATCGGTCCAGCCATGCTGTTTCTTAACCaatatttcaacttttttATCAAAGAGTACTACGTTCTCTGGTTGTGCTTC ATTTGGGTCACGTTGGACCTTCTGCGATATAGTGCTCAAGTCTGCCTTGAAATTTGTGATCATATGAAGATAAAGCTATTCAGAATACCGGTGGGGGATCATCGCACTATCGGCCCTCAGCTTAACGTCGCCGAAAAAAATG TTCACATGGTCATCGAACAGGAGCCGCTGTTAAACGAGGATTATCATCATGGCTCTGATACCGCCCTCGACATCTGA
- the LOC124947943 gene encoding cholinephosphotransferase 1 isoform X4: MQFYKEKLLSPGQLKRLSEHKYSCTTNSLLDAFLQPWWDWLVSKVPLWLAPNLITILGLIVNIVTTLILVYYSPDAKVEAPRWACFLCALGLFIYQSLDAIDGKQARRTGTSTPLGELFDHGCDSISTVFVALSACIAVQLGYYPTWMFFQCFCAMTLFYCAHWQTYVSGSLRFGKVDVTEAQFTIIGIHLVSAIFGPKIWMMEIPMLGLGTLSCYVAAIFYAGYAHVFLQFCKVFESGGIGKNGSTIALPYTGTEVKIFPLWIAVGIAILLAQSSISVILAGGVGKNGSTVAGTSVLSPIIPFSFVVVPAFIIYRKSTEHVYENHPALYILAFGMVAAKVTNRLVVAHMTKNEMQYLDSSLIGPAMLFLNQYFNFFIKEYYVLWLCFIWVTLDLLRYSAQVCLEICDHMKIKLFRIPVGDHRTIGPQLNVAEKNVHMVIEQEPLLNEDYHHGSDTALDI; this comes from the exons ATGCagttttataaagaaaaattactctCACCTGGACAATTGAAGCGATTAAGTGAGCACAAATATAGTTGCACAACTAATAGTCTTTTGGATGCATTTCTTCAACCCTGGTGGGACTGGCTTGTCAGCAAGGTTCCACTTTGGCTTGCACCGAATTTAATTACTATATTGGGTCTAATTGTCAATATTGTTACTACATTAATATTAGTGTATTATAGCCCCGATGCAAAAGTTGAG gcACCTAGATGGGCATGTTTTTTATGTGCGTTgggtttatttatttaccaaAGTTTGGATGCTATTGATGGCAAACAGGCTAGAAGAACTGGTACGTCTACACCATTGGGAGAATTATTTGATCATGGATGTGATTCAATATCCACag TATTCGTAGCATTATCCGCATGTATAGCTGTACAGTTGGGATATTATCCAACATGGATGTTCTTCCAATGTTTTTGCGCAATGACTTTATTTTATTGCGCGCATTGGCAAACTTATGTCTCAG gATCTTTAAGATTTGGAAAAGTGGATGTAACAGAAGCTCAGTTCACCATCATAGGAATACATCTTGTTTCTGCTATTTTTGGACCTAAGATTTGGATGATGGAg ATCCCTATGCTCGGTCTGGGCACACTCAGTTGTTACGTGGCAGCGATATTTTACGCGGGCTACGCGCACGTCTTTCTTCAATTTTGTAAAGTCTTTGAATCCGGTGGAATTGGAAAGAACGGTTCGACAATTGCA TTGCCATATACTGGCACAGAGGTCAAGATCTTTCCATTATGGATCGCCGTGGGCATCGCTATTTTACTTGCACAAAGCAGTATATCCGTCATTCTTGCCGGTGGTGTCGGAAAAAATGGCTCCACCGTCGCA GGAACATCGGTTCTGTCGCCGATCATCCCATTTAGTTTCGTGGTAGTTCCAGCTTTCATAATTTATAGGAAAAGTACTGAACACGTATACGAAAATCATCCCGCGTTGTATATACTTGCATTTGGGATGGTTGCAGCAAAAGTTACCAATCGATTAGTG GTCGCTCATATGACGAAAAACGAAATGCAATATTTAGATAGTTCCTTAATCGGTCCAGCCATGCTGTTTCTTAACCaatatttcaacttttttATCAAAGAGTACTACGTTCTCTGGTTGTGCTTC ATTTGGGTCACGTTGGACCTTCTGCGATATAGTGCTCAAGTCTGCCTTGAAATTTGTGATCATATGAAGATAAAGCTATTCAGAATACCGGTGGGGGATCATCGCACTATCGGCCCTCAGCTTAACGTCGCCGAAAAAAATG TTCACATGGTCATCGAACAGGAGCCGCTGTTAAACGAGGATTATCATCATGGCTCTGATACCGCCCTCGACATCTGA
- the LOC124947943 gene encoding cholinephosphotransferase 1 isoform X3, translated as MQFYKEKLLSPGQLKRLSEHKYSCTTNSLLDAFLQPWWDWLVSKVPLWLAPNLITILGLIVNIVTTLILVYYSPDAKVEAPRWACFLCALGLFIYQSLDAIDGKQARRTGTSTPLGELFDHGCDSISTVFVALSACIAVQLGYYPTWMFFQCFCAMTLFYCAHWQTYVSGSLRFGKVDVTEAQFTIIGIHLVSAIFGPKIWMMEIPYIDGFLLKYLIGVMTVVCALANLYSIFSVIFTGGVGKNGSTVAIPMLGLGTLSCYVAAIFYAGYAHVFLQFCKVFESGGIGKNGSTIAGTSVLSPIIPFSFVVVPAFIIYRKSTEHVYENHPALYILAFGMVAAKVTNRLVVAHMTKNEMQYLDSSLIGPAMLFLNQYFNFFIKEYYVLWLCFIWVTLDLLRYSAQVCLEICDHMKIKLFRIPVGDHRTIGPQLNVAEKNVHMVIEQEPLLNEDYHHGSDTALDI; from the exons ATGCagttttataaagaaaaattactctCACCTGGACAATTGAAGCGATTAAGTGAGCACAAATATAGTTGCACAACTAATAGTCTTTTGGATGCATTTCTTCAACCCTGGTGGGACTGGCTTGTCAGCAAGGTTCCACTTTGGCTTGCACCGAATTTAATTACTATATTGGGTCTAATTGTCAATATTGTTACTACATTAATATTAGTGTATTATAGCCCCGATGCAAAAGTTGAG gcACCTAGATGGGCATGTTTTTTATGTGCGTTgggtttatttatttaccaaAGTTTGGATGCTATTGATGGCAAACAGGCTAGAAGAACTGGTACGTCTACACCATTGGGAGAATTATTTGATCATGGATGTGATTCAATATCCACag TATTCGTAGCATTATCCGCATGTATAGCTGTACAGTTGGGATATTATCCAACATGGATGTTCTTCCAATGTTTTTGCGCAATGACTTTATTTTATTGCGCGCATTGGCAAACTTATGTCTCAG gATCTTTAAGATTTGGAAAAGTGGATGTAACAGAAGCTCAGTTCACCATCATAGGAATACATCTTGTTTCTGCTATTTTTGGACCTAAGATTTGGATGATGGAg ATACCATACATTGATGGTTTTctgttgaaatatttaataggaGTTATGACAGTGGTGTGTGCTCTGGCAAACTTATATTCCATATTTTCGGTGATTTTCACCGGAGGAGTGGGCAAGAATGGTTCGACTGTGGCT ATCCCTATGCTCGGTCTGGGCACACTCAGTTGTTACGTGGCAGCGATATTTTACGCGGGCTACGCGCACGTCTTTCTTCAATTTTGTAAAGTCTTTGAATCCGGTGGAATTGGAAAGAACGGTTCGACAATTGCA GGAACATCGGTTCTGTCGCCGATCATCCCATTTAGTTTCGTGGTAGTTCCAGCTTTCATAATTTATAGGAAAAGTACTGAACACGTATACGAAAATCATCCCGCGTTGTATATACTTGCATTTGGGATGGTTGCAGCAAAAGTTACCAATCGATTAGTG GTCGCTCATATGACGAAAAACGAAATGCAATATTTAGATAGTTCCTTAATCGGTCCAGCCATGCTGTTTCTTAACCaatatttcaacttttttATCAAAGAGTACTACGTTCTCTGGTTGTGCTTC ATTTGGGTCACGTTGGACCTTCTGCGATATAGTGCTCAAGTCTGCCTTGAAATTTGTGATCATATGAAGATAAAGCTATTCAGAATACCGGTGGGGGATCATCGCACTATCGGCCCTCAGCTTAACGTCGCCGAAAAAAATG TTCACATGGTCATCGAACAGGAGCCGCTGTTAAACGAGGATTATCATCATGGCTCTGATACCGCCCTCGACATCTGA
- the LOC124947943 gene encoding cholinephosphotransferase 1 isoform X8 translates to MQFYKEKLLSPGQLKRLSEHKYSCTTNSLLDAFLQPWWDWLVSKVPLWLAPNLITILGLIVNIVTTLILVYYSPDAKVEAPRWACFLCALGLFIYQSLDAIDGKQARRTGTSTPLGELFDHGCDSISTVFVALSACIAVQLGYYPTWMFFQCFCAMTLFYCAHWQTYVSGSLRFGKVDVTEAQFTIIGIHLVSAIFGPKIWMMELPYTGTEVKIFPLWIAVGIAILLAQSSISVILAGGVGKNGSTVAGTSVLSPIIPFSFVVVPAFIIYRKSTEHVYENHPALYILAFGMVAAKVTNRLVVAHMTKNEMQYLDSSLIGPAMLFLNQYFNFFIKEYYVLWLCFIWVTLDLLRYSAQVCLEICDHMKIKLFRIPVGDHRTIGPQLNVAEKNVHMVIEQEPLLNEDYHHGSDTALDI, encoded by the exons ATGCagttttataaagaaaaattactctCACCTGGACAATTGAAGCGATTAAGTGAGCACAAATATAGTTGCACAACTAATAGTCTTTTGGATGCATTTCTTCAACCCTGGTGGGACTGGCTTGTCAGCAAGGTTCCACTTTGGCTTGCACCGAATTTAATTACTATATTGGGTCTAATTGTCAATATTGTTACTACATTAATATTAGTGTATTATAGCCCCGATGCAAAAGTTGAG gcACCTAGATGGGCATGTTTTTTATGTGCGTTgggtttatttatttaccaaAGTTTGGATGCTATTGATGGCAAACAGGCTAGAAGAACTGGTACGTCTACACCATTGGGAGAATTATTTGATCATGGATGTGATTCAATATCCACag TATTCGTAGCATTATCCGCATGTATAGCTGTACAGTTGGGATATTATCCAACATGGATGTTCTTCCAATGTTTTTGCGCAATGACTTTATTTTATTGCGCGCATTGGCAAACTTATGTCTCAG gATCTTTAAGATTTGGAAAAGTGGATGTAACAGAAGCTCAGTTCACCATCATAGGAATACATCTTGTTTCTGCTATTTTTGGACCTAAGATTTGGATGATGGAg TTGCCATATACTGGCACAGAGGTCAAGATCTTTCCATTATGGATCGCCGTGGGCATCGCTATTTTACTTGCACAAAGCAGTATATCCGTCATTCTTGCCGGTGGTGTCGGAAAAAATGGCTCCACCGTCGCA GGAACATCGGTTCTGTCGCCGATCATCCCATTTAGTTTCGTGGTAGTTCCAGCTTTCATAATTTATAGGAAAAGTACTGAACACGTATACGAAAATCATCCCGCGTTGTATATACTTGCATTTGGGATGGTTGCAGCAAAAGTTACCAATCGATTAGTG GTCGCTCATATGACGAAAAACGAAATGCAATATTTAGATAGTTCCTTAATCGGTCCAGCCATGCTGTTTCTTAACCaatatttcaacttttttATCAAAGAGTACTACGTTCTCTGGTTGTGCTTC ATTTGGGTCACGTTGGACCTTCTGCGATATAGTGCTCAAGTCTGCCTTGAAATTTGTGATCATATGAAGATAAAGCTATTCAGAATACCGGTGGGGGATCATCGCACTATCGGCCCTCAGCTTAACGTCGCCGAAAAAAATG TTCACATGGTCATCGAACAGGAGCCGCTGTTAAACGAGGATTATCATCATGGCTCTGATACCGCCCTCGACATCTGA
- the LOC124947943 gene encoding cholinephosphotransferase 1 isoform X7, whose translation MQFYKEKLLSPGQLKRLSEHKYSCTTNSLLDAFLQPWWDWLVSKVPLWLAPNLITILGLIVNIVTTLILVYYSPDAKVEAPRWACFLCALGLFIYQSLDAIDGKQARRTGTSTPLGELFDHGCDSISTVFVALSACIAVQLGYYPTWMFFQCFCAMTLFYCAHWQTYVSGSLRFGKVDVTEAQFTIIGIHLVSAIFGPKIWMMEIPMLGLGTLSCYVAAIFYAGYAHVFLQFCKVFESGGIGKNGSTIAGTSVLSPIIPFSFVVVPAFIIYRKSTEHVYENHPALYILAFGMVAAKVTNRLVVAHMTKNEMQYLDSSLIGPAMLFLNQYFNFFIKEYYVLWLCFIWVTLDLLRYSAQVCLEICDHMKIKLFRIPVGDHRTIGPQLNVAEKNVHMVIEQEPLLNEDYHHGSDTALDI comes from the exons ATGCagttttataaagaaaaattactctCACCTGGACAATTGAAGCGATTAAGTGAGCACAAATATAGTTGCACAACTAATAGTCTTTTGGATGCATTTCTTCAACCCTGGTGGGACTGGCTTGTCAGCAAGGTTCCACTTTGGCTTGCACCGAATTTAATTACTATATTGGGTCTAATTGTCAATATTGTTACTACATTAATATTAGTGTATTATAGCCCCGATGCAAAAGTTGAG gcACCTAGATGGGCATGTTTTTTATGTGCGTTgggtttatttatttaccaaAGTTTGGATGCTATTGATGGCAAACAGGCTAGAAGAACTGGTACGTCTACACCATTGGGAGAATTATTTGATCATGGATGTGATTCAATATCCACag TATTCGTAGCATTATCCGCATGTATAGCTGTACAGTTGGGATATTATCCAACATGGATGTTCTTCCAATGTTTTTGCGCAATGACTTTATTTTATTGCGCGCATTGGCAAACTTATGTCTCAG gATCTTTAAGATTTGGAAAAGTGGATGTAACAGAAGCTCAGTTCACCATCATAGGAATACATCTTGTTTCTGCTATTTTTGGACCTAAGATTTGGATGATGGAg ATCCCTATGCTCGGTCTGGGCACACTCAGTTGTTACGTGGCAGCGATATTTTACGCGGGCTACGCGCACGTCTTTCTTCAATTTTGTAAAGTCTTTGAATCCGGTGGAATTGGAAAGAACGGTTCGACAATTGCA GGAACATCGGTTCTGTCGCCGATCATCCCATTTAGTTTCGTGGTAGTTCCAGCTTTCATAATTTATAGGAAAAGTACTGAACACGTATACGAAAATCATCCCGCGTTGTATATACTTGCATTTGGGATGGTTGCAGCAAAAGTTACCAATCGATTAGTG GTCGCTCATATGACGAAAAACGAAATGCAATATTTAGATAGTTCCTTAATCGGTCCAGCCATGCTGTTTCTTAACCaatatttcaacttttttATCAAAGAGTACTACGTTCTCTGGTTGTGCTTC ATTTGGGTCACGTTGGACCTTCTGCGATATAGTGCTCAAGTCTGCCTTGAAATTTGTGATCATATGAAGATAAAGCTATTCAGAATACCGGTGGGGGATCATCGCACTATCGGCCCTCAGCTTAACGTCGCCGAAAAAAATG TTCACATGGTCATCGAACAGGAGCCGCTGTTAAACGAGGATTATCATCATGGCTCTGATACCGCCCTCGACATCTGA
- the LOC124947943 gene encoding cholinephosphotransferase 1 isoform X2 produces MQFYKEKLLSPGQLKRLSEHKYSCTTNSLLDAFLQPWWDWLVSKVPLWLAPNLITILGLIVNIVTTLILVYYSPDAKVEAPRWACFLCALGLFIYQSLDAIDGKQARRTGTSTPLGELFDHGCDSISTVFVALSACIAVQLGYYPTWMFFQCFCAMTLFYCAHWQTYVSGSLRFGKVDVTEAQFTIIGIHLVSAIFGPKIWMMEIPYIDGFLLKYLIGVMTVVCALANLYSIFSVIFTGGVGKNGSTVAIPMLGLGTLSCYVAAIFYAGYAHVFLQFCKVFESGGIGKNGSTIALPYTGTEVKIFPLWIAVGIAILLAQSSISVILAGGVGKNGSTVAGTSVLSPIIPFSFVVVPAFIIYRKSTEHVYENHPALYILAFGMVAAKVTNRLVVAHMTKNEMQYLDSSLIGPAMLFLNQYFNFFIKEYYVLWLCFIWVTLDLLRYSAQVCLEICDHMKIKLFRIPVGDHRTIGPQLNVAEKNVKGKKDYE; encoded by the exons ATGCagttttataaagaaaaattactctCACCTGGACAATTGAAGCGATTAAGTGAGCACAAATATAGTTGCACAACTAATAGTCTTTTGGATGCATTTCTTCAACCCTGGTGGGACTGGCTTGTCAGCAAGGTTCCACTTTGGCTTGCACCGAATTTAATTACTATATTGGGTCTAATTGTCAATATTGTTACTACATTAATATTAGTGTATTATAGCCCCGATGCAAAAGTTGAG gcACCTAGATGGGCATGTTTTTTATGTGCGTTgggtttatttatttaccaaAGTTTGGATGCTATTGATGGCAAACAGGCTAGAAGAACTGGTACGTCTACACCATTGGGAGAATTATTTGATCATGGATGTGATTCAATATCCACag TATTCGTAGCATTATCCGCATGTATAGCTGTACAGTTGGGATATTATCCAACATGGATGTTCTTCCAATGTTTTTGCGCAATGACTTTATTTTATTGCGCGCATTGGCAAACTTATGTCTCAG gATCTTTAAGATTTGGAAAAGTGGATGTAACAGAAGCTCAGTTCACCATCATAGGAATACATCTTGTTTCTGCTATTTTTGGACCTAAGATTTGGATGATGGAg ATACCATACATTGATGGTTTTctgttgaaatatttaataggaGTTATGACAGTGGTGTGTGCTCTGGCAAACTTATATTCCATATTTTCGGTGATTTTCACCGGAGGAGTGGGCAAGAATGGTTCGACTGTGGCT ATCCCTATGCTCGGTCTGGGCACACTCAGTTGTTACGTGGCAGCGATATTTTACGCGGGCTACGCGCACGTCTTTCTTCAATTTTGTAAAGTCTTTGAATCCGGTGGAATTGGAAAGAACGGTTCGACAATTGCA TTGCCATATACTGGCACAGAGGTCAAGATCTTTCCATTATGGATCGCCGTGGGCATCGCTATTTTACTTGCACAAAGCAGTATATCCGTCATTCTTGCCGGTGGTGTCGGAAAAAATGGCTCCACCGTCGCA GGAACATCGGTTCTGTCGCCGATCATCCCATTTAGTTTCGTGGTAGTTCCAGCTTTCATAATTTATAGGAAAAGTACTGAACACGTATACGAAAATCATCCCGCGTTGTATATACTTGCATTTGGGATGGTTGCAGCAAAAGTTACCAATCGATTAGTG GTCGCTCATATGACGAAAAACGAAATGCAATATTTAGATAGTTCCTTAATCGGTCCAGCCATGCTGTTTCTTAACCaatatttcaacttttttATCAAAGAGTACTACGTTCTCTGGTTGTGCTTC ATTTGGGTCACGTTGGACCTTCTGCGATATAGTGCTCAAGTCTGCCTTGAAATTTGTGATCATATGAAGATAAAGCTATTCAGAATACCGGTGGGGGATCATCGCACTATCGGCCCTCAGCTTAACGTCGCCGAAAAAAATG taaaagggaaaaaagattaCGAGTAA